Proteins co-encoded in one Geminocystis sp. M7585_C2015_104 genomic window:
- a CDS encoding deoxyribodipyrimidine photo-lyase yields the protein MIIFWHRRDLRIHDNIGLAAARKKTNKIIGVFCLDPDILSRDDIAPARVKYMLGCLKELQQKYQKLGSQLLVFHNSPHKIIPQLAKKLKCQGVYWNLDVEPYSRQRDEKIINTLKKEAIEVKTFWDQLLHAPGEVLSKDNQKPYTVYTPFWRNWSSQKKLPPSPSPTHLVGLDEEEKQIVASLGAIPIPPEKELGFVWDSPLPLTPGETAACQRLDYFCSKLIYNYEENRNYPAIDGTSQLSAALKFGAIGIRKLWQRVEEELQNCNSEEARNSIIAWQKEIAWREFYQHCLYFFPHLAEEPYRIKFKQFPWQNREDWFQAWCEGKTGYPIVDAAMRQLNETGWMHNRCRMIVANFLTKDLLIDWRWGEKYFMQKLYDGDLAANNGGWQWSASSGMDTQPLRIFNPSSQAQKFDPHGEYIRRWLPEISHLDTHQLLTGNIPPLVAQSCGYPTPIVSHQQQQKEFKRLYAQIQ from the coding sequence ATGATTATATTTTGGCACCGTCGGGACCTAAGAATACATGACAACATTGGACTTGCCGCCGCTAGGAAAAAAACCAACAAGATAATAGGAGTGTTTTGTCTAGATCCTGATATTCTGAGCAGGGATGACATTGCCCCAGCTAGAGTAAAATATATGCTGGGCTGTCTGAAAGAATTACAACAAAAATACCAAAAACTAGGAAGTCAATTGTTAGTCTTCCACAACTCGCCCCATAAGATTATTCCCCAACTGGCCAAAAAACTCAAATGTCAAGGCGTGTACTGGAACTTAGATGTGGAACCCTATTCCCGTCAACGGGATGAGAAAATTATTAACACCCTAAAAAAAGAGGCAATAGAAGTAAAAACCTTTTGGGATCAGCTCTTACACGCTCCAGGGGAGGTGCTGTCCAAAGACAACCAAAAACCTTACACAGTATACACCCCCTTCTGGCGCAACTGGTCTAGTCAAAAAAAACTGCCTCCCTCCCCCTCCCCCACCCATCTAGTAGGTTTAGACGAGGAAGAAAAACAGATTGTAGCCTCCCTGGGAGCAATACCTATCCCCCCAGAAAAAGAATTGGGCTTCGTCTGGGATTCCCCCCTCCCCTTAACCCCCGGAGAAACCGCCGCCTGTCAAAGATTAGATTATTTTTGTAGTAAATTAATATACAATTACGAGGAAAATCGCAACTATCCGGCCATTGATGGCACCTCCCAACTCAGTGCGGCTCTAAAATTTGGGGCAATAGGCATCAGAAAACTGTGGCAAAGAGTAGAGGAAGAATTGCAAAACTGCAACAGCGAAGAAGCCAGAAATAGTATAATCGCCTGGCAAAAAGAAATAGCCTGGCGGGAGTTTTACCAACACTGTCTTTATTTCTTCCCCCATTTAGCAGAAGAACCATATAGAATTAAATTCAAGCAATTCCCATGGCAAAACCGAGAAGACTGGTTCCAAGCCTGGTGTGAGGGCAAAACCGGTTACCCCATTGTCGACGCCGCCATGAGACAACTCAACGAAACCGGCTGGATGCACAACCGCTGTCGTATGATTGTGGCCAACTTTCTGACAAAAGACCTTTTGATTGACTGGCGATGGGGGGAAAAATACTTCATGCAAAAACTCTACGACGGCGACTTGGCAGCCAACAACGGCGGATGGCAGTGGAGTGCCTCCAGTGGCATGGACACCCAACCCTTAAGAATATTTAACCCCTCCTCCCAGGCACAAAAATTTGACCCCCATGGCGAATATATCCGTAGGTGGTTGCCAGAAATAAGTCATCTCGACACCCACCAGTTACTAACCGGCAACATCCCCCCCCTCGTCGCCCAAAGTTGTGGTTACCCCACTCCCATCGTCTCCCATCAGCAGCAACAAAAAGAATTCAAACGCCTCTATGCCCAAATCCAATGA
- the ilvB gene encoding biosynthetic-type acetolactate synthase large subunit — protein sequence MVVTNVRNVQLETDVVPIRCTGAYALIDSLCRHGVKHIFGYPGGAILPIYDELYRAEQRGDLKHILVRHEQGAAHAADGYARATGKVGVCFGTSGPGATNLVTGIATAHMDSVPLVVVTGQVARAAIGTDAFQETDIFGITLPIVKHSYVARKAADIPRIVAEAFHIASTGRPGPVLIDIPKDVGLEEFYYQPVKPGQVKLRGYRPTIKGNPRQVNAALELIVEAKRPLLYVGGGAIASGAQAEIQELAEMFQIPVTTTLMGLGAFDANHPLSVGMLGMHGTAYANFAVTECDLLIAVGARFDDRVTGKLDEFASKAKVIHIDIDPAEVGKNRRPDVPIVGDVRHVLQQMLQKAKQLKLSNNGKTKEWLKRIDRWKEDYPLLVPHPSDSLSPQEVIVEVGRQAPNAYYTTDVGQHQMWAAQFLKTGPRRWISSAGLGTMGYGLPAAMGVKIALPHEQVICISGDASFQMTFQELATVAQYNVKVKVVIINNGWQGMVRQWQQAFYGERYAASNMEAGMPNFELLAQAFGIKGMTVRHRSELSSAIAEMLAHDGPVVMDVHVKKDENCYPMVAPGKSNYQMMGLPKKPPQLGRPASIICPNCSTENPEDHNFCYCCGSKL from the coding sequence ATGGTAGTAACTAATGTCAGAAATGTCCAACTGGAAACAGATGTAGTACCAATTCGGTGTACGGGGGCCTATGCCCTGATAGACAGTCTCTGCCGTCACGGAGTTAAACACATTTTCGGCTATCCCGGCGGTGCCATCCTCCCTATCTACGACGAGTTGTACAGAGCAGAACAAAGAGGCGACCTAAAACACATCCTGGTGAGACACGAACAAGGGGCGGCCCATGCCGCCGACGGCTATGCCCGTGCTACAGGTAAAGTGGGAGTGTGTTTCGGCACATCGGGGCCAGGCGCCACCAATCTCGTCACAGGAATCGCCACCGCCCACATGGACTCCGTACCTCTTGTAGTTGTCACCGGACAGGTTGCTAGGGCCGCCATCGGCACTGATGCCTTCCAAGAAACAGACATCTTCGGCATAACCCTCCCCATTGTAAAACATTCCTACGTCGCCCGCAAGGCTGCTGATATACCTCGAATTGTAGCTGAAGCATTCCATATCGCAAGCACAGGACGTCCCGGGCCAGTACTGATAGACATACCCAAAGACGTGGGACTAGAAGAATTCTACTATCAGCCGGTAAAACCAGGACAAGTAAAGCTGAGGGGATATAGGCCAACCATAAAAGGCAATCCCCGTCAAGTCAATGCAGCCCTCGAGTTGATAGTAGAAGCAAAAAGGCCACTTTTGTACGTAGGCGGAGGGGCTATAGCCAGCGGCGCCCAGGCCGAAATACAAGAGCTAGCAGAAATGTTCCAAATTCCCGTTACCACCACCCTGATGGGATTGGGCGCCTTTGATGCCAACCACCCCCTTTCCGTGGGCATGTTGGGAATGCATGGGACAGCCTACGCCAACTTCGCCGTCACCGAATGTGACCTCCTCATCGCCGTAGGGGCAAGGTTTGACGATCGAGTCACCGGCAAGTTAGACGAGTTCGCCAGCAAAGCCAAGGTGATTCACATTGACATCGACCCCGCCGAGGTAGGGAAAAACCGTCGTCCGGACGTCCCCATTGTCGGCGATGTACGCCATGTGCTCCAACAGATGTTACAAAAGGCAAAACAATTAAAACTGTCCAACAACGGCAAAACCAAAGAATGGTTAAAAAGAATTGACCGTTGGAAAGAAGACTACCCCCTCCTAGTCCCCCACCCCTCTGACTCCCTCTCCCCCCAAGAGGTAATAGTAGAAGTGGGACGTCAAGCGCCAAACGCCTATTATACTACCGATGTGGGTCAACACCAAATGTGGGCAGCCCAATTTTTGAAAACAGGCCCCCGTCGTTGGATTTCCAGTGCCGGTTTAGGCACCATGGGCTACGGCTTACCCGCCGCCATGGGTGTTAAAATCGCCCTTCCCCACGAACAGGTAATCTGTATCAGTGGCGATGCCAGTTTCCAGATGACTTTCCAGGAATTGGCCACCGTTGCCCAGTATAACGTCAAAGTTAAAGTGGTCATTATCAACAACGGCTGGCAAGGAATGGTGCGTCAGTGGCAACAAGCCTTCTATGGCGAACGCTACGCCGCCTCCAACATGGAGGCCGGAATGCCCAATTTTGAACTCTTAGCCCAAGCCTTCGGCATTAAAGGCATGACAGTAAGGCATCGCAGCGAATTATCCTCCGCCATCGCCGAAATGTTGGCTCATGACGGCCCTGTGGTTATGGATGTCCACGTCAAGAAAGACGAAAACTGCTATCCCATGGTGGCCCCAGGCAAGAGCAACTATCAGATGATGGGTTTGCCCAAAAAACCACCACAACTAGGACGTCCAGCCTCCATCATCTGTCCCAACTGTAGCACAGAAAACCCAGAAGACCACAATTTCTGCTACTGTTGTGGCAGCAAGCTGTAA